A window from Lagopus muta isolate bLagMut1 chromosome 5, bLagMut1 primary, whole genome shotgun sequence encodes these proteins:
- the LOC125693154 gene encoding pulmonary surfactant-associated protein A-like, giving the protein MLSYSFCMIVAAVALLMPCHAQNCAGAPELPSIPGVSGLPGLGGLNRYLGSLLQPYRKEKLTERQWLQRQQDLSTSFDDELRNVLLNLRQRLFQLEGVLALNGKITKVGEKIFASNGKEVNFSSALESCEETGGTLATPMNEEENKAIMGIVKQYNRYAYLGIKESDTAGQFKYMNGQPLNYTNWQQYEPNGKGTEKCVEMYTDGKWKDRKCNLYRLTICEY; this is encoded by the exons ATGTTGTCTTACTCATTCTGCATGATTGTAGCAGCAGTTGCTTTACTAATGCCTTGCCATGCACAAAACTGTGCAGGAGCTCCTGAGCTACCCAGTATCCCTGGAGTTAGTGGACTGCCTGGTCTGGGAG GTCTCAATAGATATTTAGGAAGTCTACTGCAGCcttacagaaaagagaaacttaCTGAACGTCAGTGGTTACAAAGGCAGCAAG ATCTATCTACTTCTTTTGACGATGAACTCCGCAATGTTTTACTGAATCTAAGACAACGACTTTTCCAGCTAGAAGGAG tgCTTGCTTTGAATGGGAAAATAACAAAAGTaggagagaaaatatttgcCAGCAATGGAAAGGAAGTCAATTTTTCATCTGCCCTAGAATCCTGTGAAGAGACTGGAGGAACTCTTGCAACTCCCATGAATGAGGAGGAGAATAAAGCTATTATGGGCATTGTGAAACAGTATAACCGATACGCTTACTTGGGTATTAAAGAGAGTGACACTGCAGGTCAATTTAAGTACATGAATGGCCAACCTCTGAATTATACCAACTGGCAACAGTATGAGCCTAATGGCAAAGGGACAGAAAAATGTGTAGAGATGTACACTGACGGAAagtggaaagacagaaaatgcaacCTGTACCGCCTCACAATCTGTGAATATTAG
- the LOC125693156 gene encoding pulmonary surfactant-associated protein A-like, giving the protein MPSPALFHKILGLILLLFPCYAQGKPEQFFPMPGFRAENGISQAYLPGSPSVTGNEMEDTVLQLKDRISKLEGVLRLQGKITISGQKIFATNGKTADFYATVKMCQEAGGCIASPRNAEENAAILHFVKQFNRYAYLGIKESLIPGKFQFLYGADLSYTNWYSHEPSGKGEEECVEMYTDGTWNDKKCNQNRLVVCQF; this is encoded by the exons ATGCCATCACCAGCGTTATTCCACAAAATCTTGGGACTGATACTTCTTCTGTTCCCCTGCTACGCTCAAGGAAAACCAGAACAATTTTTCCCAATGCCCGGTTTCAGAGCAGAAAACGGGATATCTCAAGCTTATTTACCAG GTTCCCCATCAGTTACTGGTAATGAAATGGAAGATACCGTCCTTCAATTAAAAGATCGGATTTCAAAACTCGAAGGAG TCCTTCGCTTACAAGGGAAGATAACAATATCTGGACAAAAAATATTCGCTACCAATGGGAAAACAGCTGATTTCTATGCTACGGTGAAAATGTGCCAGGAGGCTGGTGGGTGCATTGCATCTCCAAGGAACGCAGAAGAGAACGCTGCCATTCTGCACTTTGTGAAGCAGTTTAATAGGTACGCCTACCTGGGAATAAAGGAATCTCTAATCCCAGGCAAATTCCAATTCCTGTATGGTGCTGACCTGAGCTATACCAACTGGTATTCACACGAGCCTTCTGGCAAAGGGGAAGAGGAGTGTGTGGAGATGTACACTGATGGCACTTGGAATGACAAAAAGTGCAATCAGAACCGCCTTGTTGTCTGCCAGTTTTAG